The Vibrio gazogenes DNA segment CCGTTATGCGCGCCAACCTTGAGCAGATTCCGATTGTACTAGGCTCGGCGACGCCTGCACTTGAGACCCTACAGAATGCACTCAGTGGTAAATACCACCATTTAACTTTGACACAACGGGCTGGTGATGCGGTTCCGGCAACCAATCGGGTTTTGGATGTTAAAGGACTTTATCTTGAAGGCGGATTGTCAGCGCCACTGATTGCTGAAATGAGAAAGCATTTACAGGTCGGGAATCAGGTTTTGCTATTTCTCAATCGGCGGGGATACGCCCCTGTGCTGATGTGTCATGAATGCGGCTGGGTTGCTCATTGTCAGCGCTGTGATGCACGTTATACCTATCATCAGGTCACACAGGAACTTCGCTGTCACCATTGTGGTTCCCAGCGTCCGGTCATGCATCAATGTCAGGATTGTGGCTCGACACAGATGGCAACGGTTGGTGTCGGAACTGAGCAGTTGGAAACACAACTGGCAGCGCTCTTCCCCCAATATCGTACCATTCGGATTGACCGGGACAGCACCCGAAGAAAAGGCACGCTGGAGTCGGCTCTCAATGCCGTTCATCGGGGGGAGTATCATATTTTAATCGGGACGCAGATGCTGGCAAAAGGCCATCATTTTCCACGCGTGACACTGGTTGGATTGCTGGATGTTGACAGTGCGTTGTACAGTCATGATTTTCGGGCATCGGAGCGACTGGCACAGTTATTTATTCAGGTTGCAGGTCGTGCCGGACGCGCCAGCCAGCCCGGTGAAGTGATTCTTCAGACGCATCATCCAGAGCATAGCTTACTTCAGGCATTGCTTAAAAAGGATTACCGTCACTTTGCCATGAGCGCGTTACATGAGCGGAAACTGGCATTGTTACCTCCTTTTAGTTACTTGACTTTATTTAAGGCCGAGTCAAATCAAGCTGAGCTTGGGGAAGATTTTCTCAGACAGGTCAGGCAGACGTTGGAGGTTCATCCGTTGTTTGATCATGCAACCTGTACGGTCTTAGGGCCATCTCCGGCACCCATGGCGAAACGAGCTGGGAAATATCGTTGGCAGTTATTGCTTCAAACGATGAGTCGGCCGGTGATGCAAAAACTGTTGATGAGTGCTAAACCTGTTATTCAAAGTTTACCACTCGCAGGGAAAGTTCGTTGGTCGCTCGATGTTGAACCACATGATCTGTCATAACCCCTCGTTTTCTATCCGGTCTTTCAGAAGCTTATCGGCGTGGATTGGTATTTTTGTCACGAGATAAAACCTATGTATCGTGATCTATTTCTCGTTTATGATGTAAGAAGTGTTAAATAGAACGTAACTTTATTCGTAGAAATGCTTAAACTATGGAAGCGCATACATCAAGCTCTTGATAGATATATCAAAAGTATGTGCATCAATTAGTTTTATAGCAAATACCATTTTGAAAGAGGGTTTTTATGTATGGCGACAATGAAGGATGTTGCTCAACTAGCGGGAGTGTCAACCGCGACCGTATCTAGGGCATTGATGAATCCCGAAAAAGTGTCGCCTACGACAAGAAAACGGGTTGAAGATGCAGTTCTTGAAGCCGGATACTCTCCGAATTCACTGGCACGAAATTTAAGACGTAACGAATCAAAGACGATTGTTGCGATTGTTCCTGATATCTGTGATCCGTACTTCACTGAAATTATCCGAGGTATTGAGGATGCTGCTGTCGAACATGGTTATTTAGTGTTACTTGGGGATAGCGGCCAACAGAAGAAACGTGAAAGTTCTTTTGTGAATCTGGTCTTTACCAAGCAAGCCGACGGTATGCTACTGCTTGGCACCGATTTACCGTTTGATGCCAGTAAGTCAGAGCAGAAAAATCTACCACCGATGGTGATGGCTTGCGAATATGCACCGGAGCTGGAATTACCGACCGTCCATATTGATAATCTGACGTCTGCATTTGAAGTAGTCAATTATCTCACTCAGATGGGGCATAAAAAGATTGGCGAGATTGCCGGCCCCGATTCAGCGGCTTTGTGTCATTTTCGTCATCAGGGCTATATGCAGGCTTTAAGACGTGCCGGCATTACGATGAACCCTGCTTATCATTACAAAGGTGATTTCAGCTTTGAAGCGGGTGTGAAAGCGATTCGGCTCCTGCTCGGGCTGTCTGAGCCTCCGGGGGCTGTTTTCTGCCACAATGACATGATGGCTATCGGTGCCATTCAAGAAGCCAAACGCTTAGGTGTCAGAGTGCCTCAGGATCTATCAGTGGTTGGTTTCGACGATATCAACTTTGCTCAGTATTGTGATCCACCGTTAACAACAGTCTCTCAGCCTCGGTATGAAATTGGCCGTCAGGCGATGCTGATGATGTTAGAGGTGCTTCGGGGTCACGATGTTCGGGCTGGCTCTCGTTTGCTCGAAACAAAATTGGTCATTCGTGAAAGTGTGGCTGCTCCTCGCGGATGACTCTTCGTGGATGACATTGGTGAACCGCAATATACTGGTGTGTATTGTGCTC contains these protein-coding regions:
- the priA gene encoding primosomal protein N': MHPSIARVALPVPLDKQFDYLIPAHCQPVIGGRVSVPFGRQTLIGIVVALGDDSEMSPDVLKPIRSVLDEQPIWPASLFRLFTWCSQYYQYPLGDTLSNALPAALRKGKAADFATLREWSLTSAGRDKLMQGLGRAVQQAKVLRLLENGTQSHQVFIDEEISRQVLNTLEDKGWIEAIDRKPDRQPWPQLLEDEDEKPQLNMEQSVAIATINSQHEFGCYLLEGVTGSGKTEVYLNLIAPVLKQGKQALVLVPEIGLTPQTIQRFRSRFMVPVVVMHSGLNETERLNAWLSARDGHAGVIIGTRSALFTPFSDLGIIIVDEEHDTSYKQQDSLRYHARDVAVMRANLEQIPIVLGSATPALETLQNALSGKYHHLTLTQRAGDAVPATNRVLDVKGLYLEGGLSAPLIAEMRKHLQVGNQVLLFLNRRGYAPVLMCHECGWVAHCQRCDARYTYHQVTQELRCHHCGSQRPVMHQCQDCGSTQMATVGVGTEQLETQLAALFPQYRTIRIDRDSTRRKGTLESALNAVHRGEYHILIGTQMLAKGHHFPRVTLVGLLDVDSALYSHDFRASERLAQLFIQVAGRAGRASQPGEVILQTHHPEHSLLQALLKKDYRHFAMSALHERKLALLPPFSYLTLFKAESNQAELGEDFLRQVRQTLEVHPLFDHATCTVLGPSPAPMAKRAGKYRWQLLLQTMSRPVMQKLLMSAKPVIQSLPLAGKVRWSLDVEPHDLS
- the cytR gene encoding DNA-binding transcriptional regulator CytR, translating into MATMKDVAQLAGVSTATVSRALMNPEKVSPTTRKRVEDAVLEAGYSPNSLARNLRRNESKTIVAIVPDICDPYFTEIIRGIEDAAVEHGYLVLLGDSGQQKKRESSFVNLVFTKQADGMLLLGTDLPFDASKSEQKNLPPMVMACEYAPELELPTVHIDNLTSAFEVVNYLTQMGHKKIGEIAGPDSAALCHFRHQGYMQALRRAGITMNPAYHYKGDFSFEAGVKAIRLLLGLSEPPGAVFCHNDMMAIGAIQEAKRLGVRVPQDLSVVGFDDINFAQYCDPPLTTVSQPRYEIGRQAMLMMLEVLRGHDVRAGSRLLETKLVIRESVAAPRG